In a single window of the Solea senegalensis isolate Sse05_10M linkage group LG1, IFAPA_SoseM_1, whole genome shotgun sequence genome:
- the LOC122769683 gene encoding uncharacterized protein LOC122769683 isoform X3, with the protein MQLTKGGPCPEDYTDSNLDFENDIGPTRFLQHFEEVIKREDLDQEGDENNYYCPTFIPTLMRYFLPQAALWSKLLLGDTYKVTLKALLREYADSKRRKKKTHRVDVERWKNRRQKKRGVYVSKLSKPFVFKQQKNKRTLDRKNSKTSENRSPSQVTQLWRKSDTEVVVSVVPSQIIGHNFVIHHSEFRTLKPHQWLVGEVIESLLHHTATKLNLGSTIYILSHYVAGVILFGKREDVRRHSLSKYINAAETSVYLVDPARSTTEQADSDDAANRLREYFKMRRTCHGKSDWVNVKWTGDVLQHPFQRDGSSCGVIVVKMAKAVMEAFPNRASMTFGTAPGRMAEERKKLAVKILQASDTSCAMCAAVKPPLPGPAFTNWIQCDTCCRWFHVECLAMDSATLEQAKECVLSSGAGVKTANPSSLKHHTWFSASDASTDVNSATKEDLTSSSAAAADDDDEAHDQDVVVIKEEAVKEEVNDEELLLKEDGMEAPLSEDNSEEGPSGMTRSASDLRLWDQGGNRPSDRVSALESPGPAEVTEGDSSDVVFDLASESDCEAPPTALVRKQFFLRSGGESPVSGPGTSELKVGGAVHYDTELDLCSSWSSQNLASAMPMTHHPFLKPDHRPTLLDKMSDLNATGFPLALGLGGSRLDPLDLNRYCRDRRFACSYCGKCFTSSRSLETHVRVHTGERPYSCAQCGKRFTQSGHLKTHQSVHTGERPFACEHCGKRFAGKQNLRIHQQKNHRGQQEVTNAAAAAHPSVIC; encoded by the exons ATGCAGCTCACCAAAGGAGGACCATGTCCTGAGGACTATACAGACAGCAACCTGGACTTTGAG AATGACATAGGACCGACACGATTTCTACAACATTTTGAAGAGGTGATTAAGAGGGAAGACCTTGACCAGGAAGGTGATGAAAACAACTACTATTGTCCGACTTTCATCCCAACCTTGATGCGGTACTTTCTTCCTCAGGCTGCCCTGTGGAGTAAATTACTCCTCGGTGATACTTATAAAGTCACTCTCAAGGCCCTACTGAGGGAGTATGCCGACTccaaaaggagaaagaagaag ACACATCGGGTGGACGTGGAACGGTGGAAGaatagaagacaaaaaaaaagaggggtgTATGTGTCGAAACTGTCCAAGCCTTTTGTCTTCAAACAACAGAAGAATAAG AGAACATTGGACAGAAAAAATTCCAAAACATCGGAAAATCGTTCTCCATCTCAG GTCACACAACTGTGGAGAAAAAGTGACACCGAAGTGGTCGTTTCTGTGGTGCCCTCTCAAATTATCGGGCACAACTTTGTAATTCACCACAGTGAGTTTAGAACACTAAAGCCTCACCAGTGGCTTGTAGGCGAG GTCATTGAAAGCCTCCTTCACCACACTGCCACTAAACTGAATTTGGGAAGCACCATTTACATTCTAAGCCACTATGTGGCTGGGGTGATCCTCTTTGGCAAGAGAGAGGATGTAAGGCGACACAGTTTGTCTAAG TACATCAATGCTGCAGAGACTTCTGTCTATCTGGTCGATCCCGCACGCAGCACAACTGAGCAGGCGGACTCAGACGATGCAGCAAATAGATTGCG CGAGTACTTCAAAATGAGGAGGACGTGTCATGGAAAAAGTGACTGGGTAAATGTCAAGTGGACAGGCGATGTTCTGCAACACCCATTCCAGAGAGATGGGTCCAGCTGTGGAGTAATTGTCGTCAAG ATGGCAAAGGCAGTCATGGAGGCTTTTCCCAACAGAGCGAGTATGACATTTGGGACAGCTCCAGGCAGGATggcagaggaaaggaagaagttGGCAGTTAAAATTCTGCAAGCCTCAG ACACCAGCTGTGCCATGTGCGCAGCAGTAAAACCGCCACTTCCAGGGCCTGCCTTCACAAACTgg ATTCAGTGTGACACCTGTTGCCGGTGGTTCCATGTGGAGTGCCTTGCCATGGACTCTGCCACACTTGAGCAGGCAAAAG aatGTGTTTTATCGTCAGGAGCCGGTGTGAAAACTGCAAATCCTTCAAGCCTGAAACATCACACTTGGTTTTCTGCATCAGACGCCTCGACAGACGTGAACTCTGCCACCAAAGAG GATCTGACGTcgtcgtctgctgctgctgctgatgatgatgatgaggcacATGACCAGGATGTGGTTGTGATAAAGGAGGAGGCAGTGAAGGAggaggtgaacgatgaggagcTGCTCCTTAAGGAGGACG GGATGGAGGCGCCGCTGTCGGAGGACAACAGCGAGGAGGGGCCATCCGGGATGACAAGATCCGCCTCAGATCTGAGGTTGTGGGATCAGGGCGGTAACAGACCTTCAGACCGCGTCAGTGCATTGGAGTCTCCAGGTCCTGCGGAGGTCACGGAGGGCGACTCGTCAGACGTTGTGTTTGATTTAGCATCGGAGTCGGACTGTGAAGCTCCGCCCACTGCTCTGGTGAGGAAGCAGTTCTTTCTCAGGTCTGGAGGAGAAAGTCCAGTCTCTGGTCCTGGGACCTCGGAGCTGAAGGTCGGCGGCGCCGTTCATTACGACACAGAGCTGGACCTCTGCTCCTCATGGTCGAGTCAGAACCTGGCGAGCGCGATGCCCATGACTCATCATCCGTTCCTTAAACCGGACCACCGCCCGACGCTGCTGGACAAAATGTCCGACTTGAACGCCACAGGTTTCCCGTTGGCACTGGGCCTCGGCGGCTCCAGGTTGGACCCTCTGGACCTGAACAGGTACTGCAGGGACCGACGCTTTGCCTGCAGCTACTGCGGGAAATGCTTCACGTCGTCGCGGAGCCTGGAGACGCACGTGCGCGTTCACACGGGTGAGCGGCCGTACAGTTGCGCCCAGTGTGGGAAACGCTTCACGCAGTCGGGTCACTTGAAGACGCACCAGAGCGTCCACACCGGGGAGCGGCCGTTCGCCTGTGAGCACTGCGGGAAAAGATTTGCCGGGAAACAGAACCTGAGGATCCATCAACAGAAAAATCATCGGGGTCAACAGGAAGTcactaatgctgctgctgctgctcacccCAGTGTAATCTGCTGA
- the LOC122769683 gene encoding uncharacterized protein LOC122769683 isoform X4, protein MQLTKGGPCPEDYTDSNLDFENDIGPTRFLQHFEEAALWSKLLLGDTYKVTLKALLREYADSKRRKKKTHRVDVERWKNRRQKKRGVYVSKLSKPFVFKQQKNKRTLDRKNSKTSENRSPSQVTQLWRKSDTEVVVSVVPSQIIGHNFVIHHSEFRTLKPHQWLVGEVIESLLHHTATKLNLGSTIYILSHYVAGVILFGKREDVRRHSLSKIDFDKYKAIVSFVNISDTHWKFLYINAAETSVYLVDPARSTTEQADSDDAANRLREYFKMRRTCHGKSDWVNVKWTGDVLQHPFQRDGSSCGVIVVKMAKAVMEAFPNRASMTFGTAPGRMAEERKKLAVKILQASDTSCAMCAAVKPPLPGPAFTNWIQCDTCCRWFHVECLAMDSATLEQAKECVLSSGAGVKTANPSSLKHHTWFSASDASTDVNSATKEDLTSSSAAAADDDDEAHDQDVVVIKEEAVKEEVNDEELLLKEDGMEAPLSEDNSEEGPSGMTRSASDLRLWDQGGNRPSDRVSALESPGPAEVTEGDSSDVVFDLASESDCEAPPTALVRKQFFLRSGGESPVSGPGTSELKVGGAVHYDTELDLCSSWSSQNLASAMPMTHHPFLKPDHRPTLLDKMSDLNATGFPLALGLGGSRLDPLDLNRYCRDRRFACSYCGKCFTSSRSLETHVRVHTGERPYSCAQCGKRFTQSGHLKTHQSVHTGERPFACEHCGKRFAGKQNLRIHQQKNHRGQQEVTNAAAAAHPSVIC, encoded by the exons ATGCAGCTCACCAAAGGAGGACCATGTCCTGAGGACTATACAGACAGCAACCTGGACTTTGAG AATGACATAGGACCGACACGATTTCTACAACATTTTGAAGAG GCTGCCCTGTGGAGTAAATTACTCCTCGGTGATACTTATAAAGTCACTCTCAAGGCCCTACTGAGGGAGTATGCCGACTccaaaaggagaaagaagaag ACACATCGGGTGGACGTGGAACGGTGGAAGaatagaagacaaaaaaaaagaggggtgTATGTGTCGAAACTGTCCAAGCCTTTTGTCTTCAAACAACAGAAGAATAAG AGAACATTGGACAGAAAAAATTCCAAAACATCGGAAAATCGTTCTCCATCTCAG GTCACACAACTGTGGAGAAAAAGTGACACCGAAGTGGTCGTTTCTGTGGTGCCCTCTCAAATTATCGGGCACAACTTTGTAATTCACCACAGTGAGTTTAGAACACTAAAGCCTCACCAGTGGCTTGTAGGCGAG GTCATTGAAAGCCTCCTTCACCACACTGCCACTAAACTGAATTTGGGAAGCACCATTTACATTCTAAGCCACTATGTGGCTGGGGTGATCCTCTTTGGCAAGAGAGAGGATGTAAGGCGACACAGTTTGTCTAAG ATTGACTTTGACAAATATAAGGCCATTGTGTCATTTGTTAACATCAGTGATACTCACTGGAAGTTTCTG TACATCAATGCTGCAGAGACTTCTGTCTATCTGGTCGATCCCGCACGCAGCACAACTGAGCAGGCGGACTCAGACGATGCAGCAAATAGATTGCG CGAGTACTTCAAAATGAGGAGGACGTGTCATGGAAAAAGTGACTGGGTAAATGTCAAGTGGACAGGCGATGTTCTGCAACACCCATTCCAGAGAGATGGGTCCAGCTGTGGAGTAATTGTCGTCAAG ATGGCAAAGGCAGTCATGGAGGCTTTTCCCAACAGAGCGAGTATGACATTTGGGACAGCTCCAGGCAGGATggcagaggaaaggaagaagttGGCAGTTAAAATTCTGCAAGCCTCAG ACACCAGCTGTGCCATGTGCGCAGCAGTAAAACCGCCACTTCCAGGGCCTGCCTTCACAAACTgg ATTCAGTGTGACACCTGTTGCCGGTGGTTCCATGTGGAGTGCCTTGCCATGGACTCTGCCACACTTGAGCAGGCAAAAG aatGTGTTTTATCGTCAGGAGCCGGTGTGAAAACTGCAAATCCTTCAAGCCTGAAACATCACACTTGGTTTTCTGCATCAGACGCCTCGACAGACGTGAACTCTGCCACCAAAGAG GATCTGACGTcgtcgtctgctgctgctgctgatgatgatgatgaggcacATGACCAGGATGTGGTTGTGATAAAGGAGGAGGCAGTGAAGGAggaggtgaacgatgaggagcTGCTCCTTAAGGAGGACG GGATGGAGGCGCCGCTGTCGGAGGACAACAGCGAGGAGGGGCCATCCGGGATGACAAGATCCGCCTCAGATCTGAGGTTGTGGGATCAGGGCGGTAACAGACCTTCAGACCGCGTCAGTGCATTGGAGTCTCCAGGTCCTGCGGAGGTCACGGAGGGCGACTCGTCAGACGTTGTGTTTGATTTAGCATCGGAGTCGGACTGTGAAGCTCCGCCCACTGCTCTGGTGAGGAAGCAGTTCTTTCTCAGGTCTGGAGGAGAAAGTCCAGTCTCTGGTCCTGGGACCTCGGAGCTGAAGGTCGGCGGCGCCGTTCATTACGACACAGAGCTGGACCTCTGCTCCTCATGGTCGAGTCAGAACCTGGCGAGCGCGATGCCCATGACTCATCATCCGTTCCTTAAACCGGACCACCGCCCGACGCTGCTGGACAAAATGTCCGACTTGAACGCCACAGGTTTCCCGTTGGCACTGGGCCTCGGCGGCTCCAGGTTGGACCCTCTGGACCTGAACAGGTACTGCAGGGACCGACGCTTTGCCTGCAGCTACTGCGGGAAATGCTTCACGTCGTCGCGGAGCCTGGAGACGCACGTGCGCGTTCACACGGGTGAGCGGCCGTACAGTTGCGCCCAGTGTGGGAAACGCTTCACGCAGTCGGGTCACTTGAAGACGCACCAGAGCGTCCACACCGGGGAGCGGCCGTTCGCCTGTGAGCACTGCGGGAAAAGATTTGCCGGGAAACAGAACCTGAGGATCCATCAACAGAAAAATCATCGGGGTCAACAGGAAGTcactaatgctgctgctgctgctcacccCAGTGTAATCTGCTGA
- the LOC122769683 gene encoding uncharacterized protein LOC122769683 isoform X2 encodes MQLTKGGPCPEDYTDSNLDFENDIGPTRFLQHFEEVIKREDLDQEGDENNYYCPTFIPTLMRYFLPQAALWSKLLLGDTYKVTLKALLREYADSKRRKKKTHRVDVERWKNRRQKKRGVYVSKLSKPFVFKQQKNKVTQLWRKSDTEVVVSVVPSQIIGHNFVIHHSEFRTLKPHQWLVGEVIESLLHHTATKLNLGSTIYILSHYVAGVILFGKREDVRRHSLSKIDFDKYKAIVSFVNISDTHWKFLYINAAETSVYLVDPARSTTEQADSDDAANRLREYFKMRRTCHGKSDWVNVKWTGDVLQHPFQRDGSSCGVIVVKMAKAVMEAFPNRASMTFGTAPGRMAEERKKLAVKILQASDTSCAMCAAVKPPLPGPAFTNWIQCDTCCRWFHVECLAMDSATLEQAKECVLSSGAGVKTANPSSLKHHTWFSASDASTDVNSATKEDLTSSSAAAADDDDEAHDQDVVVIKEEAVKEEVNDEELLLKEDGMEAPLSEDNSEEGPSGMTRSASDLRLWDQGGNRPSDRVSALESPGPAEVTEGDSSDVVFDLASESDCEAPPTALVRKQFFLRSGGESPVSGPGTSELKVGGAVHYDTELDLCSSWSSQNLASAMPMTHHPFLKPDHRPTLLDKMSDLNATGFPLALGLGGSRLDPLDLNRYCRDRRFACSYCGKCFTSSRSLETHVRVHTGERPYSCAQCGKRFTQSGHLKTHQSVHTGERPFACEHCGKRFAGKQNLRIHQQKNHRGQQEVTNAAAAAHPSVIC; translated from the exons ATGCAGCTCACCAAAGGAGGACCATGTCCTGAGGACTATACAGACAGCAACCTGGACTTTGAG AATGACATAGGACCGACACGATTTCTACAACATTTTGAAGAGGTGATTAAGAGGGAAGACCTTGACCAGGAAGGTGATGAAAACAACTACTATTGTCCGACTTTCATCCCAACCTTGATGCGGTACTTTCTTCCTCAGGCTGCCCTGTGGAGTAAATTACTCCTCGGTGATACTTATAAAGTCACTCTCAAGGCCCTACTGAGGGAGTATGCCGACTccaaaaggagaaagaagaag ACACATCGGGTGGACGTGGAACGGTGGAAGaatagaagacaaaaaaaaagaggggtgTATGTGTCGAAACTGTCCAAGCCTTTTGTCTTCAAACAACAGAAGAATAAG GTCACACAACTGTGGAGAAAAAGTGACACCGAAGTGGTCGTTTCTGTGGTGCCCTCTCAAATTATCGGGCACAACTTTGTAATTCACCACAGTGAGTTTAGAACACTAAAGCCTCACCAGTGGCTTGTAGGCGAG GTCATTGAAAGCCTCCTTCACCACACTGCCACTAAACTGAATTTGGGAAGCACCATTTACATTCTAAGCCACTATGTGGCTGGGGTGATCCTCTTTGGCAAGAGAGAGGATGTAAGGCGACACAGTTTGTCTAAG ATTGACTTTGACAAATATAAGGCCATTGTGTCATTTGTTAACATCAGTGATACTCACTGGAAGTTTCTG TACATCAATGCTGCAGAGACTTCTGTCTATCTGGTCGATCCCGCACGCAGCACAACTGAGCAGGCGGACTCAGACGATGCAGCAAATAGATTGCG CGAGTACTTCAAAATGAGGAGGACGTGTCATGGAAAAAGTGACTGGGTAAATGTCAAGTGGACAGGCGATGTTCTGCAACACCCATTCCAGAGAGATGGGTCCAGCTGTGGAGTAATTGTCGTCAAG ATGGCAAAGGCAGTCATGGAGGCTTTTCCCAACAGAGCGAGTATGACATTTGGGACAGCTCCAGGCAGGATggcagaggaaaggaagaagttGGCAGTTAAAATTCTGCAAGCCTCAG ACACCAGCTGTGCCATGTGCGCAGCAGTAAAACCGCCACTTCCAGGGCCTGCCTTCACAAACTgg ATTCAGTGTGACACCTGTTGCCGGTGGTTCCATGTGGAGTGCCTTGCCATGGACTCTGCCACACTTGAGCAGGCAAAAG aatGTGTTTTATCGTCAGGAGCCGGTGTGAAAACTGCAAATCCTTCAAGCCTGAAACATCACACTTGGTTTTCTGCATCAGACGCCTCGACAGACGTGAACTCTGCCACCAAAGAG GATCTGACGTcgtcgtctgctgctgctgctgatgatgatgatgaggcacATGACCAGGATGTGGTTGTGATAAAGGAGGAGGCAGTGAAGGAggaggtgaacgatgaggagcTGCTCCTTAAGGAGGACG GGATGGAGGCGCCGCTGTCGGAGGACAACAGCGAGGAGGGGCCATCCGGGATGACAAGATCCGCCTCAGATCTGAGGTTGTGGGATCAGGGCGGTAACAGACCTTCAGACCGCGTCAGTGCATTGGAGTCTCCAGGTCCTGCGGAGGTCACGGAGGGCGACTCGTCAGACGTTGTGTTTGATTTAGCATCGGAGTCGGACTGTGAAGCTCCGCCCACTGCTCTGGTGAGGAAGCAGTTCTTTCTCAGGTCTGGAGGAGAAAGTCCAGTCTCTGGTCCTGGGACCTCGGAGCTGAAGGTCGGCGGCGCCGTTCATTACGACACAGAGCTGGACCTCTGCTCCTCATGGTCGAGTCAGAACCTGGCGAGCGCGATGCCCATGACTCATCATCCGTTCCTTAAACCGGACCACCGCCCGACGCTGCTGGACAAAATGTCCGACTTGAACGCCACAGGTTTCCCGTTGGCACTGGGCCTCGGCGGCTCCAGGTTGGACCCTCTGGACCTGAACAGGTACTGCAGGGACCGACGCTTTGCCTGCAGCTACTGCGGGAAATGCTTCACGTCGTCGCGGAGCCTGGAGACGCACGTGCGCGTTCACACGGGTGAGCGGCCGTACAGTTGCGCCCAGTGTGGGAAACGCTTCACGCAGTCGGGTCACTTGAAGACGCACCAGAGCGTCCACACCGGGGAGCGGCCGTTCGCCTGTGAGCACTGCGGGAAAAGATTTGCCGGGAAACAGAACCTGAGGATCCATCAACAGAAAAATCATCGGGGTCAACAGGAAGTcactaatgctgctgctgctgctcacccCAGTGTAATCTGCTGA
- the LOC122769683 gene encoding uncharacterized protein LOC122769683 isoform X5 — MQLTKGGPCPEDYTDSNLDFEAALWSKLLLGDTYKVTLKALLREYADSKRRKKKTHRVDVERWKNRRQKKRGVYVSKLSKPFVFKQQKNKRTLDRKNSKTSENRSPSQVTQLWRKSDTEVVVSVVPSQIIGHNFVIHHSEFRTLKPHQWLVGEVIESLLHHTATKLNLGSTIYILSHYVAGVILFGKREDVRRHSLSKIDFDKYKAIVSFVNISDTHWKFLYINAAETSVYLVDPARSTTEQADSDDAANRLREYFKMRRTCHGKSDWVNVKWTGDVLQHPFQRDGSSCGVIVVKMAKAVMEAFPNRASMTFGTAPGRMAEERKKLAVKILQASDTSCAMCAAVKPPLPGPAFTNWIQCDTCCRWFHVECLAMDSATLEQAKECVLSSGAGVKTANPSSLKHHTWFSASDASTDVNSATKEDLTSSSAAAADDDDEAHDQDVVVIKEEAVKEEVNDEELLLKEDGMEAPLSEDNSEEGPSGMTRSASDLRLWDQGGNRPSDRVSALESPGPAEVTEGDSSDVVFDLASESDCEAPPTALVRKQFFLRSGGESPVSGPGTSELKVGGAVHYDTELDLCSSWSSQNLASAMPMTHHPFLKPDHRPTLLDKMSDLNATGFPLALGLGGSRLDPLDLNRYCRDRRFACSYCGKCFTSSRSLETHVRVHTGERPYSCAQCGKRFTQSGHLKTHQSVHTGERPFACEHCGKRFAGKQNLRIHQQKNHRGQQEVTNAAAAAHPSVIC, encoded by the exons ATGCAGCTCACCAAAGGAGGACCATGTCCTGAGGACTATACAGACAGCAACCTGGACTTTGAG GCTGCCCTGTGGAGTAAATTACTCCTCGGTGATACTTATAAAGTCACTCTCAAGGCCCTACTGAGGGAGTATGCCGACTccaaaaggagaaagaagaag ACACATCGGGTGGACGTGGAACGGTGGAAGaatagaagacaaaaaaaaagaggggtgTATGTGTCGAAACTGTCCAAGCCTTTTGTCTTCAAACAACAGAAGAATAAG AGAACATTGGACAGAAAAAATTCCAAAACATCGGAAAATCGTTCTCCATCTCAG GTCACACAACTGTGGAGAAAAAGTGACACCGAAGTGGTCGTTTCTGTGGTGCCCTCTCAAATTATCGGGCACAACTTTGTAATTCACCACAGTGAGTTTAGAACACTAAAGCCTCACCAGTGGCTTGTAGGCGAG GTCATTGAAAGCCTCCTTCACCACACTGCCACTAAACTGAATTTGGGAAGCACCATTTACATTCTAAGCCACTATGTGGCTGGGGTGATCCTCTTTGGCAAGAGAGAGGATGTAAGGCGACACAGTTTGTCTAAG ATTGACTTTGACAAATATAAGGCCATTGTGTCATTTGTTAACATCAGTGATACTCACTGGAAGTTTCTG TACATCAATGCTGCAGAGACTTCTGTCTATCTGGTCGATCCCGCACGCAGCACAACTGAGCAGGCGGACTCAGACGATGCAGCAAATAGATTGCG CGAGTACTTCAAAATGAGGAGGACGTGTCATGGAAAAAGTGACTGGGTAAATGTCAAGTGGACAGGCGATGTTCTGCAACACCCATTCCAGAGAGATGGGTCCAGCTGTGGAGTAATTGTCGTCAAG ATGGCAAAGGCAGTCATGGAGGCTTTTCCCAACAGAGCGAGTATGACATTTGGGACAGCTCCAGGCAGGATggcagaggaaaggaagaagttGGCAGTTAAAATTCTGCAAGCCTCAG ACACCAGCTGTGCCATGTGCGCAGCAGTAAAACCGCCACTTCCAGGGCCTGCCTTCACAAACTgg ATTCAGTGTGACACCTGTTGCCGGTGGTTCCATGTGGAGTGCCTTGCCATGGACTCTGCCACACTTGAGCAGGCAAAAG aatGTGTTTTATCGTCAGGAGCCGGTGTGAAAACTGCAAATCCTTCAAGCCTGAAACATCACACTTGGTTTTCTGCATCAGACGCCTCGACAGACGTGAACTCTGCCACCAAAGAG GATCTGACGTcgtcgtctgctgctgctgctgatgatgatgatgaggcacATGACCAGGATGTGGTTGTGATAAAGGAGGAGGCAGTGAAGGAggaggtgaacgatgaggagcTGCTCCTTAAGGAGGACG GGATGGAGGCGCCGCTGTCGGAGGACAACAGCGAGGAGGGGCCATCCGGGATGACAAGATCCGCCTCAGATCTGAGGTTGTGGGATCAGGGCGGTAACAGACCTTCAGACCGCGTCAGTGCATTGGAGTCTCCAGGTCCTGCGGAGGTCACGGAGGGCGACTCGTCAGACGTTGTGTTTGATTTAGCATCGGAGTCGGACTGTGAAGCTCCGCCCACTGCTCTGGTGAGGAAGCAGTTCTTTCTCAGGTCTGGAGGAGAAAGTCCAGTCTCTGGTCCTGGGACCTCGGAGCTGAAGGTCGGCGGCGCCGTTCATTACGACACAGAGCTGGACCTCTGCTCCTCATGGTCGAGTCAGAACCTGGCGAGCGCGATGCCCATGACTCATCATCCGTTCCTTAAACCGGACCACCGCCCGACGCTGCTGGACAAAATGTCCGACTTGAACGCCACAGGTTTCCCGTTGGCACTGGGCCTCGGCGGCTCCAGGTTGGACCCTCTGGACCTGAACAGGTACTGCAGGGACCGACGCTTTGCCTGCAGCTACTGCGGGAAATGCTTCACGTCGTCGCGGAGCCTGGAGACGCACGTGCGCGTTCACACGGGTGAGCGGCCGTACAGTTGCGCCCAGTGTGGGAAACGCTTCACGCAGTCGGGTCACTTGAAGACGCACCAGAGCGTCCACACCGGGGAGCGGCCGTTCGCCTGTGAGCACTGCGGGAAAAGATTTGCCGGGAAACAGAACCTGAGGATCCATCAACAGAAAAATCATCGGGGTCAACAGGAAGTcactaatgctgctgctgctgctcacccCAGTGTAATCTGCTGA